A DNA window from Mycolicibacter terrae contains the following coding sequences:
- the trxA gene encoding thioredoxin produces the protein MTDTTDHNTVTVSDATFAADVLASSKPVLVDFWATWCGPCKMVAPVLEEIAAEQAGQLTVAKLDVDANPETAREFSVVSIPTLILFKDGQPVKRIVGAKGKAALLRELSDVS, from the coding sequence GTGACTGACACGACCGACCACAACACGGTGACCGTCTCCGACGCCACCTTCGCCGCCGACGTACTGGCCAGCAGTAAGCCGGTGCTGGTGGACTTCTGGGCAACCTGGTGCGGCCCCTGCAAGATGGTGGCCCCGGTGCTCGAGGAGATCGCCGCCGAGCAGGCCGGCCAACTCACCGTCGCCAAGCTCGACGTGGACGCCAACCCCGAGACCGCGCGCGAGTTCAGTGTGGTCTCGATCCCGACGCTGATCTTGTTCAAGGACGGTCAGCCGGTCAAGCGGATCGTCGGCGCCAAGGGCAAGGCGGCGCTGCTGCGCGAGCTCTCGGACGTCAGCTAG
- the trxB gene encoding thioredoxin-disulfide reductase, whose amino-acid sequence MPETPTVHDVIIIGSGPAGYTAAIYAARAQLAPLVFEGTSFGGALMTTTEVENYPGFRNGINGPDLMDEMREQALRFGADLRLEDVESVDLDGPVKSVVTAEGETHRARAVILAMGAAARYLNIPGEQELLGRGVSSCATCDGFFFRDQDIAVIGGGDSAMEEATFLTRFARSVTLVHRREEFRASKIMLNRARENDKIRFLTNAVPVAVEGQDTVTGLRVRDTVTGAETTLPVTGVFVAIGHDPRSELVRGAVQVDPDGYVLVQQPSSRTSLEGVFAAGDLVDRTYRQAITAAGTGCTAAIDAERWLADTADASQDTVTETLMGAPQ is encoded by the coding sequence ATGCCTGAGACACCGACCGTCCACGATGTGATCATCATTGGTTCCGGCCCCGCCGGTTACACCGCTGCGATCTACGCCGCGCGTGCGCAACTGGCCCCGCTGGTGTTCGAGGGGACCTCGTTCGGCGGGGCGCTGATGACCACCACCGAGGTGGAGAACTACCCCGGTTTCCGCAACGGCATCAACGGGCCCGACCTGATGGACGAGATGCGTGAGCAGGCGCTGCGCTTCGGCGCCGACCTGCGCCTGGAAGACGTCGAATCGGTGGACCTCGACGGCCCGGTCAAGTCCGTCGTCACTGCCGAAGGCGAGACGCACCGGGCGCGGGCGGTCATCCTGGCCATGGGCGCCGCCGCCCGCTACCTGAACATCCCCGGCGAGCAGGAACTGCTCGGCCGCGGCGTGAGCTCGTGCGCCACCTGCGACGGATTCTTCTTCCGAGACCAGGACATCGCCGTCATCGGCGGCGGCGACTCCGCGATGGAGGAGGCCACCTTCTTGACCCGGTTCGCCCGCAGCGTGACCCTGGTGCACCGCCGCGAGGAGTTCCGCGCCTCGAAGATCATGCTCAACCGGGCGCGCGAGAACGACAAGATCCGGTTCCTGACCAACGCCGTCCCGGTCGCGGTGGAGGGGCAGGACACGGTGACCGGACTGCGGGTACGCGACACCGTGACCGGCGCCGAGACCACACTGCCGGTGACCGGGGTGTTCGTCGCGATCGGCCACGACCCGCGCTCGGAACTGGTGCGCGGAGCGGTCCAGGTCGACCCCGACGGCTACGTGCTGGTCCAGCAGCCCAGCTCGCGCACCTCCTTGGAGGGGGTGTTCGCCGCCGGTGACCTGGTGGACCGGACCTACCGCCAGGCGATCACCGCGGCCGGCACCGGCTGTACGGCCGCCATCGACGCCGAGCGCTGGCTGGCAGACACAGCCGACGCCTCGCAGGACACCGTTACCGAAACCTTGATGGGAGCACCCCAGTGA
- the sigM gene encoding RNA polymerase sigma factor SigM, whose amino-acid sequence MGHPDRSDAELLAAHVAGDRFAFGELYDRHQRRLRRLARLTTGCPEDAEDALQEAMLSAHRGAGSFRHNAAVGSWLHRIVVNACLDRLRHSRIQPTEPLGEDPAVGDRTAEVETALEVHAALRRLPVEQRAAVVAVDMHGYSVADAAGALGVPQGTVKSRCARGRARLAVLLGRDHPGAAGSVAPGGRRITLASNGAMRSRVDDCA is encoded by the coding sequence ATGGGGCACCCTGACCGCAGCGACGCCGAACTCCTGGCCGCGCACGTCGCCGGTGACCGCTTCGCCTTCGGCGAGCTCTACGACCGCCATCAGCGCCGGCTGCGCCGGCTGGCCCGGCTCACCACCGGTTGCCCGGAAGACGCCGAAGACGCCCTGCAGGAGGCGATGCTCTCGGCACATCGGGGCGCCGGGTCGTTTCGCCACAACGCCGCCGTCGGCAGCTGGCTGCACCGTATCGTGGTCAATGCCTGCCTGGATCGGCTGCGCCACAGCAGGATTCAGCCCACTGAGCCGCTCGGCGAGGATCCCGCCGTCGGCGATCGCACCGCCGAGGTGGAGACCGCGCTGGAAGTGCATGCCGCGCTGCGCCGGTTGCCGGTAGAACAACGTGCCGCAGTGGTGGCCGTCGACATGCACGGCTACTCGGTCGCCGATGCCGCCGGCGCTCTCGGGGTGCCGCAGGGCACGGTCAAAAGCCGCTGCGCCCGCGGCCGGGCCCGGCTCGCGGTACTGCTGGGCCGAGATCACCCCGGTGCCGCCGGCAGCGTCGCGCCGGGTGGGCGACGGATAACCTTGGCATCGAACGGTGCCATGCGAAGTCGGGTCGACGACTGCGCATAG
- the murJ gene encoding murein biosynthesis integral membrane protein MurJ: protein MNAPAPQPARPELTDAAVVSRSWGMALATLVSRVTGFIRIVLLAAILGAALSSAFSVANQLPNQIAALVLEATFTAIFVPVLARAERDDPDGGTAFVRRLVTLATALLLATTVVSVAAAPLLVKLMLGGDPQVNEPLTTAFAYLLLPQVICYGLSSVFMAILNTRNIFGAPAWAPVVNNVVAIATLVVYLLVPGELSVDPVRMGNAKLLVLGLGTTAGVVAQTAVLLVAIRRERISLRPLWGIDNRLKRFGMMAAAMVLYVLISQVGLVVTNQIAATSAASGPAIYYYAWLLLQLPFGMIGVTVLTVVMPRLSRNAAAGDDPAVLADLSLATRLMMITLIPIVAVMTLGGPAIGSALFAYGNFGDVDAGYLGVAVAMSAFTLLPYAMVLLQLRVFYAREQPWIPIGMIVVITAVKIAASVLAPHLTDNPELVAAYLGLANGLGFLAGAAVGHVLLRRALRPVGGHLLGSDVVRTILVTVTASLLAGLIAEVLDRVLGLRGLTYHGAAGSMLRLLVLAVVMLPIIGAVMVRAQVPEAAAAAAAVRRRLGAHRRQIGAANPPSPDPLVPYSDHNRLPTSGGDVTNASARQKPPAHIAGGWTPKGTEVADKPSEGPAARAASQSVAPPQSQRPAGGPATTEPAADARAGDQLTPGLSIAGGRYRLLVRHGGTGVLQFWQALDTALDRQVALTFVDPDQTMPEEQLTGILSRTQRLSQIDLPGIARVLDVVRIGAGGLVVSEWVRGASLPEVAGTAPSPIGAARAMRALAGAAEAAHHTGVALSIDHPTRVRVSIEGDVTLAFPATLPDAQPEDDIRGIGATLYALLVNRWPLDAGADSGLAPADRDAAGSPVKPDAVNPDIPFQISAAASHAIQSDGGIRGASTLSNLLQQATALHEQTELLGPVDDEPPAPRREPRPLDAEMRAERRRRVMIGAGIGGAVILVALLVLASVLNRIFGDVNGLDKTELGLSSPSASSSQSGSATPGSTVKPVQATVFSPGGEADRPQDAGLAIDGNPATFWSTDTYSDSVPFPNFKSGVGLVLQLSKPTVIGSVGINVSSTGTRVELRSSATPKPTRLEDTTLLAPAKALQPGANTISADSSSPTSNLLVWITTMGSTGGESRTQISEITVQAAS from the coding sequence GATCTTCGTGCCGGTGCTGGCCCGCGCCGAACGCGACGACCCCGATGGCGGCACGGCGTTCGTGCGTCGCCTGGTCACGCTGGCGACGGCGCTGCTGCTGGCTACCACCGTGGTCTCGGTGGCGGCGGCGCCGCTGCTGGTCAAGTTGATGTTGGGCGGCGATCCGCAGGTCAACGAACCGCTGACCACAGCATTCGCGTATCTGCTTCTGCCGCAGGTGATCTGCTACGGGCTGTCCTCGGTGTTCATGGCAATCCTGAACACCCGCAACATCTTCGGGGCGCCGGCGTGGGCGCCGGTGGTCAACAACGTCGTCGCGATCGCCACGCTGGTGGTCTATCTGCTGGTGCCCGGTGAACTGTCGGTCGACCCGGTACGGATGGGCAACGCCAAGCTGCTGGTGCTGGGCCTGGGCACCACGGCAGGCGTCGTCGCCCAGACCGCGGTCCTTTTGGTGGCGATCCGGCGGGAGCGGATCAGCCTGCGCCCGCTGTGGGGTATTGACAACCGGCTCAAGCGGTTCGGCATGATGGCCGCCGCGATGGTGCTCTACGTACTGATCAGCCAGGTCGGCCTGGTGGTGACCAACCAGATCGCCGCCACCTCGGCCGCGTCCGGCCCGGCGATCTACTACTACGCCTGGCTGCTGTTGCAGTTGCCGTTCGGAATGATCGGGGTGACGGTGCTGACGGTGGTGATGCCGCGACTGAGCCGTAACGCGGCCGCCGGCGACGACCCCGCGGTGCTCGCCGATCTGTCGCTGGCCACCCGGCTGATGATGATCACCCTGATCCCGATCGTGGCGGTGATGACCCTCGGCGGCCCGGCGATCGGCAGCGCACTGTTCGCCTACGGCAACTTCGGCGACGTCGACGCCGGATATCTCGGCGTCGCGGTCGCCATGTCGGCGTTCACCCTGCTGCCCTACGCCATGGTGCTGCTGCAGCTGCGGGTCTTCTACGCCCGCGAACAGCCGTGGATACCGATCGGGATGATCGTGGTGATCACCGCGGTGAAGATCGCCGCGTCGGTGCTCGCCCCGCACCTGACTGACAACCCCGAACTGGTGGCCGCCTACCTCGGCCTGGCCAACGGCCTGGGTTTCCTCGCCGGCGCAGCCGTCGGCCATGTGCTGTTGCGCCGCGCGCTGCGCCCGGTCGGCGGGCACCTGCTGGGGTCCGATGTGGTCCGCACCATCCTGGTCACGGTGACGGCGTCGCTGCTGGCCGGCCTGATCGCCGAGGTGCTCGACCGGGTGCTGGGCCTGCGCGGTCTGACCTATCACGGTGCGGCCGGGTCGATGCTGCGCCTGTTGGTGCTGGCGGTGGTGATGTTGCCGATCATCGGGGCGGTGATGGTGCGCGCCCAGGTGCCCGAAGCGGCGGCGGCGGCGGCCGCGGTGCGCCGCAGGCTCGGGGCGCACCGCCGCCAGATCGGCGCCGCAAACCCGCCGTCCCCCGATCCCCTCGTCCCGTACTCTGATCACAACCGTTTGCCCACATCGGGCGGGGACGTGACGAACGCTTCCGCCCGGCAGAAACCCCCGGCGCACATCGCCGGTGGCTGGACACCGAAAGGTACGGAGGTGGCCGACAAACCTTCGGAGGGTCCCGCGGCGCGCGCGGCGTCGCAATCGGTTGCTCCGCCGCAATCCCAGCGGCCCGCCGGCGGCCCGGCCACCACCGAACCGGCCGCTGATGCTCGGGCCGGGGATCAGCTGACACCGGGCCTGAGTATCGCCGGCGGCCGCTACCGGCTGCTGGTGCGTCACGGCGGCACCGGCGTATTGCAGTTCTGGCAGGCCCTGGACACCGCGCTGGACCGGCAGGTGGCGCTGACATTCGTCGACCCGGACCAGACCATGCCCGAAGAGCAGCTCACCGGCATCTTGTCGCGCACCCAGCGGCTCAGCCAGATCGACCTGCCCGGGATCGCCCGGGTGCTCGACGTGGTGCGGATCGGCGCCGGCGGACTCGTCGTGTCCGAATGGGTCCGCGGTGCCTCCCTGCCGGAGGTGGCCGGAACCGCGCCGTCGCCGATCGGCGCGGCCCGCGCGATGCGGGCCCTGGCCGGCGCCGCCGAGGCCGCCCACCACACCGGCGTCGCCCTGTCCATCGACCACCCCACCCGGGTCCGGGTCAGCATCGAAGGCGACGTCACCCTGGCCTTCCCGGCGACCCTGCCCGACGCCCAGCCCGAGGACGACATCCGGGGTATCGGCGCCACCTTGTATGCGCTGCTGGTCAACCGGTGGCCCCTGGATGCCGGCGCCGACAGCGGGCTCGCCCCGGCCGACCGCGACGCCGCCGGCAGTCCGGTCAAACCCGACGCGGTCAACCCCGACATCCCCTTCCAGATCTCCGCGGCCGCCAGTCACGCAATCCAGTCGGACGGGGGCATCCGCGGCGCCTCCACATTGTCGAACCTGCTGCAGCAGGCCACCGCGCTGCACGAACAGACCGAGCTGCTGGGCCCCGTCGACGACGAGCCGCCCGCGCCGCGCCGAGAACCGCGCCCGCTGGATGCCGAGATGCGCGCGGAGCGGCGCCGCCGGGTGATGATCGGTGCCGGGATCGGCGGTGCCGTCATCCTGGTCGCGCTGCTGGTGTTGGCCTCGGTGCTCAACCGGATCTTCGGCGATGTCAACGGGCTGGACAAGACGGAGCTGGGCTTGAGCAGCCCGTCGGCGTCGTCCTCCCAGTCGGGCTCCGCCACGCCCGGCAGCACTGTGAAACCGGTACAGGCGACGGTCTTCTCGCCCGGCGGCGAGGCCGACCGGCCCCAGGACGCCGGGCTTGCCATCGACGGCAACCCGGCCACCTTCTGGTCGACGGACACCTATTCGGACTCGGTGCCGTTCCCCAACTTCAAGAGCGGTGTCGGGTTGGTGCTACAGCTGTCCAAGCCGACGGTGATCGGCAGCGTCGGGATCAACGTCTCCAGCACCGGGACCCGGGTGGAACTGCGCTCCTCCGCGACCCCGAAGCCGACCCGGTTGGAGGACACCACACTGCTGGCGCCCGCCAAGGCGCTGCAGCCCGGTGCCAACACGATCTCGGCCGACTCGTCGTCGCCGACATCCAACCTGCTGGTGTGGATCACCACGATGGGCAGCACCGGCGGGGAGAGCCGCACCCAGATCTCCGAGATCACCGTGCAGGCGGCGTCGTGA